From one Triticum urartu cultivar G1812 chromosome 3, Tu2.1, whole genome shotgun sequence genomic stretch:
- the LOC125542283 gene encoding protein PAF1 homolog: MAYRPYPPPQGPFPPQAPPVNPYGQPPPPPQQQAGYGHMPPPPPFHAPPPPPPPGPPPPHQPQYFGHAPQQQQQQQRPPPPQMYYQPPPPYGGNSNQAPPPPPPPVSAPPSAPPPPPAQPQPPPREAPPPPPKERQAKAALPRVESEEERRARKKREYEKQKLEDRKQQQMMRQSQATILQKTQKVRAAAQQQQPQPQQQSRHLQPSGGARPATTASRPTAAANTERFENRLKKPTTFLCKHKFRNELPDPSAQLKWLPLNKDKDRYTKYRITSLEKNYMPKMIVPEDLGIPLDLLDMSVYNPPSVHRPLAPEDQELLREDEVLTPVKPEGIRKKERPTDKGMSWLVKTQYISPLTTDAAKMSLTEKQAKERRESREGRDNVLENLNDRQKRIKAIAESFKAAKSRPVHQTKRGMEPEFVLPLVPDFDRYNDPFVMVNFDGDPTADSEQYTKLERPVRDECESQALMKSFQVSGSDPAKQERFLAYMAPAPHELAKDLDDENEDFQYSWIREYHWEVRGDDKQDPTTYLVSFDDDEAKYLPLPTKLVLQKKKAKEGRSGDEIEHFPVPSRITVSRTSHDDEMEHGESSSMHGNLKRRRSSVDDDLDEHPRRSRVEDPEQYSEDDSE, translated from the exons ATGGCCTACCGGCCGTACCCGCCGCCTCAGGGGCCCTTCCCGCCGCAGGCCCCGCCCGTCAACCCGTACgggcagccgccgccgccgccgcagcagcAGGCGGGGTACGGCCAcatgccgccgccaccgccgttccacgcgccgccgcccccgcccccgcccggACCGCCCCCTCCGCACCAGCCTCAGTACTTCGGGCACGCGccccagcagcagcagcagcagcagcggccgccgccgccccagatGTATTACCAGCCCCCGCCGCCCTACGGCGGGAACAGCAATCAAGCGCCCCCTCCACCGCCACCACCAGTGTCTGCTCCCCCttcggcgccgccgccgcctccggcccaGCCACAGCCGCCCCCACGGGaggctccgccgccgccgccaaagGAGCGGCAGGCCAAGGCGGCGCTGCCGAGGGTGGAGTCGGAGGAGGAGCGGCGGGCGAGGAAGAAGCGCGAGTACGAGAAGCAGAAGCTGGAGGACCGGAAGCAGCAGCAGATGATGCGCCAGTCGCAGGCCACCATTCTGCAGAAGACACAGAAGGTGCGTGCCGCTGCTcagcagcagcagccgcagcCACAGCAGCAGAGCCGCCACCTCCAGCCATCAGGTGGGGCTCGGCCGGCGACGACAGCGTCTCGCCCAACCGCCGCGGCCAACACCGAGAGGTTCGAGAATCGGCTCAAGAAGCCGACAACGTTCCTCTGCAAGCACAA GTTTAGGAATGAACTGCCAGACCCAAGTGCGCAGTTGAAATGGCTGCCTCTTAATAAGGACAAGGACCG ATATACCAAATACAGGATCACGTCATTGGAGAAAAACTATATGCCTAAAATGATTGTCCCTGAGGATCTCGGGATACCTCTTGACCTACTTGATATGAGTGTATACAA CCCTCCCTCTGTTCATCGGCCCCTGGCTCCAGAAGATCAAGAGCTGCTGCGTGAAGATGAGGTTCTCACCCCTGTTAAACCAGAAGGTATAAGGAAAAAGGAGAGGCCAACCGACAAAGGCATGTCTTGGCTGGTGAAAACACAGTACATTTCTCCACTTACTACTGATGCAGCCAAAATG TCGCTCACTGAAAAGCAAGCAAAAGAAAGGCGAGAATCAAGGGAGGGTCGTGATAATGTCCTTGAAAATCTTAATGATAG ACAGAAGCGGATCAAAGCCATTGCAGAATCCTTCAAAGCAGCTAAATCACGCCCTGTCCACCAGACTAAACGAGGGATGGAGCCAGAGTTTGTTCTCCCTTTGGTACCCGATTTTGATAG GTATAATGATCCATTTGTTATGGTGAATTTTGATGGAGATCCTACAGCTGATTCAGAGCAATATACGAAGCTAGAGAGACCTGTACGTGATGAATGTGAATCCCAG GCTCTGATGAAAAGTTTTCAAGTCAGTGGTTCAGACCCTGCAAAACAAGAGAGATTTTTGGCATACATGGCTCCAGCGCCCCATGAG CTTGCCAAGGACTTGGatgatgaaaatgaagacttcCAGTACTCCTGGATTCGGGAATATCACTGGGAA GTAAGGGGGGATGACAAGCAAGATCCAACGACTTACCTTGTCTCATTTGATGACGATGAAGCAAAATATTTG CCTCTTCCTACCAAGCTAGTATTGCAGAAGAAAAAAGCAAAAGAGGGTAGATCTGGGGATGAAATCGAGCATTTCCCAGTGCCTTCTAGAATTACTGTGAGCAGGACATCACATGATGATGAGATGGAGCATGGAGAATCATCCAGCATGCAT GGTAATTTAAAGCGACGAAGATCTTCTGTTGATGATGATCTTGATGAGCATCCGAGGCGTTCTCGTGTAGAAGATCCAGAGCAGTATAGTGAAGATGATTCTGAATGA